GCATGCATCGATTCTTATTTCAGAAGGTGTAGATATCGTTAAAATTTCGAAACGATTAGGTCATGCTAACCCAAAAATAACGTTCGAGTTTTATGCGCATTTATTACCGAATGCAGATAACGACATTGCAGATATTTTTCACCAAGCTATCCAAAGTAACACTAAATAATTGGAAAAAATCTTGCGGACAAATTGCGGACAAATCCAAAAATAAAGGTGTATGGTAGGAAATCATCCAAAAAGAAAAAACCTGAAAATGTTGATATAACAACGTTTTCAGGCACTTTAAATGATGGTCTCGACAAGTCTCGAACTTGCGACCCCCACCTTGTCGAGGTGGTGCTCTCCCAACTGAGCTACAAGACCGTGATAAGATACAAAAATAACTTGTTCTTATATATCATCATAGCATGTAAGATGGAAGAGGTACATAGAAAACTACTAAATTTTACTTTTTATGTTATTTTCAAAAGGAATGTTCGCGCTTTCCTCCTACTTACTAACGTTTTTTCTTTTTATCGTCTTTTAGTAATTGTTCCTTATTTATTATTTTTTCTAAGACTACATGGACGTAATATTTGTTATCTTCAATTTGGGTGACATTTACAACTTTCCCTTTACGTCCTTTAATTTTGATACTTTCATCGACTTCTGGTATACGTTCTAAACATTGACTTAGTACAGATGTGTTTTTTTCAAAATAATGAATCGCAAACATTTTGATACGCTCCTTGTAAACTCAAATAAAAGATTGAGTGAATTTTTTTTCAATTTATGATGATTCCGAGGCGTATAGAACCATCAGAAAAGGAGAATCAATTGCACCTCTGCGTATTTGTGTCCAGTTGAAAAATAGTTTCCACCTTTTGATAATATGATAGGGTAATCGAATGAATTGAGGTGGAGAAGAAATTATGAAAAAATGGGGTTTAATTGCTGTACTAACATATGGTCTGTACGTTGTGGCGATGTATTTTTATTTTTTTCATAGCCAAAATAGTGGGATACCAACCACTCTAAAAGGCACCGTAGCGGATCCAAATACTTTTCTAACAGCGCAGGAATTGGTGTTAAGTGAGGATTTATCAAGAAAAAGAAATTTTCTGTTTTTTATAGTAACGCCGTTTGAATGGTTGCTTTACTTTGTTATTTTGATTACGGGTATTTCACGTTTGTTCGAAAGATGGAGCCTCGAACAACAAAAATGGGCCATTTGGAGAAATGCAATGTATGTATTTTTGCTATCCTTTCTATTGTTCATCCTCCAATTTCCACTAGACTACTACAAGTATACGTTGAGCAAAAGCTATGGAATAAGTACGCAGCTTTTTTCCTCATGGATGAGGGATAATTTGATTGATTTTTGGCTGGATTTTGGGATGTCCGTTATTATTGTCACGGTCCTCTATTGGCTCATCAAAAAAAGTCCGAAGAGATGGTGGTTATTTGCATGGGCATTAACTGTTCCGTTTTCAATTTTCCTTATGTTCATCCAACCAGTTGTGATCGACCCAATATACAATGATTTTTCTCCACTAAAAGATAAAGCATTAGAGACGAAGATTCTTTCACTCGCAGAGCAAGCAGATATTCCTTCAGAGCATGTGTATGAAGTGAATATGTCGGAGAAGACGAATGCTTTAAATGCGTATGTGACAGGGATAGGTGAAAATTCTAGGATTGTGCTGTGGGATACGACATTAAACCGATTAACGGAAGATGAAATACTCTTTATAATGGCACATGAGATGGGCCACTACGTGATAAAAGATATTTATTTAAACATCACTGTATATTTGTTGATGACGCTCATTGGACTATGGTTAATTGCAAAAATCATGCCTTGGATGATCAGTCGTTATGGTTCGATATTAAAAATTAAACATATGAGCAATATTAATTCATTGCCATTGTTTTTATTGATTTCATCTTTTCTATTATTCTTCTCAAGCCCACTGTCAAATGCAGTTTCACGCTATCAAGAGGTCCGAGCCGATGAATATGCAATGGAACTAATTGAAAATCCCGAGGTAGCGGTCTCGACGTTTCAACAGTTGACCAAAGTTGGACTTGGTGAAGTAAACCCATCAGCACTTGTCAAATGGTTTCGCTACTCCCATCCGCCAATGTTAGAAAGAATCAATAAAGTAGCCGATCAAGCTGTAGAAGAATAAAACTAAGTTTGAACCAATCGAAAAGCGCATTAAATCTTTTCTTATTAGGGATTTGATGCGTTTTCCCTTTTTCTGAGAAACCGACAGAACCAAACACCGCTTTGGATGCACACAGTCCTAACGCCGGATTTGGTGTTTTACGCCATATGACAGAGCAGCAGAATTACAAGCTGCATGTGAGCTATGGTTGGATTCCGTGTTTTTATTTGTATTTTCAGAAAAGTCTTGACATTGTTTTTGCAACAATTTATATTTTATATAACTAAATGGTTATATGTGTAAGGTGAGGGAATGATCATGCCAAATTTTTATCGAGCTTTAGGTGATTCAACGCGACGTCATATATTACTTATGCTTAAACAAGGAAACAAAACACAAAAGGAGATAGTTGAGGCATTTGATATCTCTCAACCAGCAATTAAGAAGCATCTGAATATTTTATTGGAGGAAAAAATTATTTCAGAGAGCTTGAATGGAAAGTATCGTATCTATTCAATAAATCTTAACATGCTTCAAATTGCCTCCCAAGAGATGCTTCAATTTATTGGAGAACTGCTTGATGATAGGCTCTTAAGTTTAAAAAATTATGTTGAAAAAGGAGAGTTTAGCGATGAAGAAGATTGAAAATTCTATTAAGAGACAAATTGTTGTTCATGCACCTTTGAAGCAAGTTTGGGATGCTTTGACGAAGCCCGAGCATTTAAATAATTGGTATACAAAAAATGCTGATATCGATTTTTGCATTGGTGGAAGCTGTTATATGAATCATGGATGGGGGGCAACTTCTGAAGGGGTATTTACAGAAATAGATCCAATGAACCGCTTTGTAATTCGTAGCCAGGATGGAGATTTTACGACCATTACATCTTTAGAAAAAGTTGAAAATGGTATTCTGGTGAGTATTGAATATCAGGCTTCATTTATTAGTGAAATGAATCAATCTACAAAGGAAAATATGTTGTTTGGTACAAGTCAATTTTTAGAAAATTTAAAGAGCGTCTATGAAACTGGTATTGATAATCGTGCAAAGATTTGGAGAACATGGATTGGTATATCACACACAACAAATGATGGGAATAGGGGCATAAAGGTTTTACATGTAAAAGAAGGTTCGGTAGCTGCAGCAGCTGGAATTGAACCTGAAGATATTATACTGGAGATGGATGGTGAAGAAATAGAAGGCTATGAATCCTTTGAAAGAATATTAAATGAAAAAGATATCAATTCCAATGTACTATTAACAATAGAAAGTAATAGTGAAAAGGTACACGTAAACTGTCTTGTAGATGCTTATCCTGTACCTTATTAATAATCATCAGATTCGCCAAAATTCAACGCTTTTTCTCGATTGATGAAAATTTTTTCAAGCTTCCATTTAATTTAATGCAACGCTAGTGATTTCTAGGGTGAATTGATTTTCTTGTATTATTGTTAGTTAATATTTACATTTCTTATCACAACCTTAATAATTCGTTTAGTTCAATGCGTTATTATAGGATAAATACTATATTAATAGAGGTGAACAAGTTGGATGCACAGGAGCTGAAAATTAAGGACTACTTGTTAGAAGGTATTGTTACAGAGCAATTTAAGGAAGATAAAAAAATGCCAAGCGAATATATGCTGGTAGAGCAATTTAATGTACCACGTATAAAAGTACGAAACGTCTATAACTTGCTTGAAAAGATGGGTTATATTTATTCGCGACAAGGAATTGGTCGTTTTATGAAGCATCAGCGTAAGCAGTTGGATGTTGTCATGACAGGGGATGTAAGTTTCACAGAAAAGATGATGAATCAAACAGCACATTATAAGTCGATTGTGACAAAAGTCGAACAGGTGCCACCTGAGCACTCAATTTATAGTAAGCCATATGTCGATGCATCCAATACATTATATTTAATTGAACGTCTTCGTTTTATCGAGGACGAACCGGCAGCGATTCATCGTTCCTATGTCGTTGTAGAAAACTTTTCTGAAATTAAGCAGGCTAGCAACCGCATTTCGTCGATGTATGCATTTTATAAGAAACATGGATTTACGGATTTTCATAGCTCATTTTCACAGTTAGAAGTAGCTTTTCCGACAGAGCTAGATCGCGTTATGCTCGGCTGCGAAATGCTAGTTCCTCTAGTACGTGTTGAGTCAGACAATTGGGCGAATGATCAGCAAATTTTACTTGAGTATACTGAAATTCTTTATCGCACAGACCGTTTTTCCTTCCAACTGTTAGATAAGTAGCAAGCAAAATAATAAAGAAGTATCCAATATGCCCGTAAATTAAATATAGATTAGAAAACGGAAATCATTTTTCTAGTGCACAAAATCCCATCACTTTGACTACTGTCAAAAAGATGGGATTTTATTTTTGAGAAATAAGCACTTTTCGATAACGTCGAGCAAGTTGGCGCCAATTTTGTAAATGGAAATTTACACAACATTCATGAAACCTTGACACTGTATGACTTGGCAACAAGTTACTATGGGTGTTGAAAGGAGCTGGTTATGTGAAACGAGCACAACGAACAAAGCTACTCATCGAAGTAGGACGTCAAGAGGCACAGTATTTAGCACAACAAATAGTAGAACAATATGAGGTCATTGAACTACAAGCTCCGAAACAAGGGCTTGTTATGATCAAACAACGTGAATCTGCACAAAATACATTATTTTACATTGGAGAGACACTTGTTACAGAAACTAAAGTGAAAATTGGTAACGCATATGGCATTGGTATTGTTCGAGAAAATGAACCAGAGTTGTCGACGGCATTAGCTATTATTGACGCAGCTTACACAGGCGAATTACCGGAGACACAATTATGGGCTACTACATTTGATACATTGCAGCAACGGTTATTAGAGCAACAGCAACATATAAAACGCTCGATTGAACGTACGAAAGTTCAATTCGACACGATGATTACAGAGTAGGAGGCAAAATAATGGATTTAACACACTTTACACAAGACATCTTTCGAAAGTTAGTCGATTGCTTTGCGCGTCCAGGTACGACGGCGCCAATGCCAATGCTAGCAAAGGTAAATGTCAACGGATTGTATGATGAAACGATGTCTGTCATGATGACGCTTTTAGATGGTGAAGTGAGCTTTTATATTGCTTCAACTAATGAACAGCTTCAAAAGGATGTGCGCATGCTAACAGGGGCCAAAATAACAAATTTGGCTGAGGCGGATTTTATCGTAATTCCACATGATGCAACAGCACAGCAAGTTGAGTCCGTGTTCCATAATGCAAAAACAGGAGACTTAATTGACCCACAAAAATCAGCAACGATCTTATATGAAGTCGCACCAAATGCATCTAGAAATAATTTTTCGCTACAAGGGCCAGGTATTAAAACAAAATATGAAATAGCAATGGGGATTTCTCATCAACTTATGGAAATTCGGGCAAAGCGTAATAAAGAGTTTCCGCTTGGTATCGATTTAATCATGATCGACAAGCAACAAGAAGTCTATGCGATACCGCGAACAACAGTTATGACGGAGGTGGCAAACTGATGGCATATGTAGCAGTCCGTGGCGGAAAAGAAGCAATTGAATCGTCACTTGAACATTTATTTTATGAACGTGTGAAGCATGGAGAAAATGTTCAAGTCGAAACACTAATTGCAACAATGCGCGGCTTTTTAGATCAGATTATGTCTGAAAGTAGCATATTTAGCGAACGTTTGGCGGCTTTAGCAATGAAGCAAAGTGAGGGTAATTTTGAAGAGGCGGTATTTTTATTACGTGCACATCGCTCAACATTACCACGTATTCATTATTCAACGGTAACGGATCCGCGCGATATGTTCGTGCTACGTCGTATTTCAGCTAGCTTTAAAGATATTCCAGGTGGACAAATTTTAGGGGCATCGCATGATTATTTCCATCGTTTATTAGATTTTACCTTAGAGGGTGAAACGCAGGCAGATGTGTTTTTGAAGAAAGCGGGCTTCGAGCAGGCAGAGTTACCAGAGACGAGTAATTTACCATTAGAGCGTTTGCCAAAAGTGATGGATTTTTTACGGCAGGAAGGCTTGCTGCGCGAGTTTCCAGAAAGTAATGCTGAACCGAGCGATGTTACAAAAGAGGCGTTTGAATTTCCGACAAATCGTTCGCAGAGGCTGCAAACCTTGACACGGGGTCTTACAGGAACTGTGACATCTTTAGGCTATGCAGGCTTGCGTGGTTACGGCGCATCACACCCAAACGTAGGGGAAGTACGTGTCGGCTGGCAACCTATTCATCTAGCGATTGATGACGAAGAAGATCCTTATTATATCGGCTCAATTAAGCTTACTGAAGTAGAATCTTTTATCCCAGTAAATGTTGAAAAGAATGGGAAGCAAGAGCTAGAGTTTGATGTTGGCTACGGTGCATGCTTCGGGCAAAATGAGACGAAAGCAATTGCAATGTCAATTGTTGACCATGCATTAGAAGTAGGAGGAGATACGCCAATTCATGACGAGGAATTTGTACTACGTCATGTTGATATTATCGAATCTACCGGCTTCATTTCACACTTGAAGATGCCGCATTATGTAACGTTCCAATCGAAGCTTGAGCAAATTCGTAGCATTAAAAAGGAGGAGCAATGATGAGTGTCCCATTTGCATTATTAGATGAGCAATCGAAGCGTGAAATTCGACGTGCAGTGTTGAAGGGAATTTCGATCCCA
This portion of the Solibacillus daqui genome encodes:
- a CDS encoding tyrosine-type recombinase/integrase: MSCLFNTGTLQDPRNVVRVMKRLIKSTKVSNIRFHDIRHTHASILISEGVDIVKISKRLGHANPKITFEFYAHLLPNADNDIADIFHQAIQSNTK
- a CDS encoding metalloregulator ArsR/SmtB family transcription factor, with the translated sequence MPNFYRALGDSTRRHILLMLKQGNKTQKEIVEAFDISQPAIKKHLNILLEEKIISESLNGKYRIYSINLNMLQIASQEMLQFIGELLDDRLLSLKNYVEKGEFSDEED
- the phnG gene encoding phosphonate C-P lyase system protein PhnG, giving the protein MKRAQRTKLLIEVGRQEAQYLAQQIVEQYEVIELQAPKQGLVMIKQRESAQNTLFYIGETLVTETKVKIGNAYGIGIVRENEPELSTALAIIDAAYTGELPETQLWATTFDTLQQRLLEQQQHIKRSIERTKVQFDTMITE
- a CDS encoding SRPBCC domain-containing protein, translating into MKKIENSIKRQIVVHAPLKQVWDALTKPEHLNNWYTKNADIDFCIGGSCYMNHGWGATSEGVFTEIDPMNRFVIRSQDGDFTTITSLEKVENGILVSIEYQASFISEMNQSTKENMLFGTSQFLENLKSVYETGIDNRAKIWRTWIGISHTTNDGNRGIKVLHVKEGSVAAAAGIEPEDIILEMDGEEIEGYESFERILNEKDINSNVLLTIESNSEKVHVNCLVDAYPVPY
- a CDS encoding carbon-phosphorus lyase complex subunit PhnI; this encodes MAYVAVRGGKEAIESSLEHLFYERVKHGENVQVETLIATMRGFLDQIMSESSIFSERLAALAMKQSEGNFEEAVFLLRAHRSTLPRIHYSTVTDPRDMFVLRRISASFKDIPGGQILGASHDYFHRLLDFTLEGETQADVFLKKAGFEQAELPETSNLPLERLPKVMDFLRQEGLLREFPESNAEPSDVTKEAFEFPTNRSQRLQTLTRGLTGTVTSLGYAGLRGYGASHPNVGEVRVGWQPIHLAIDDEEDPYYIGSIKLTEVESFIPVNVEKNGKQELEFDVGYGACFGQNETKAIAMSIVDHALEVGGDTPIHDEEFVLRHVDIIESTGFISHLKMPHYVTFQSKLEQIRSIKKEEQ
- the phnH gene encoding phosphonate C-P lyase system protein PhnH, whose translation is MDLTHFTQDIFRKLVDCFARPGTTAPMPMLAKVNVNGLYDETMSVMMTLLDGEVSFYIASTNEQLQKDVRMLTGAKITNLAEADFIVIPHDATAQQVESVFHNAKTGDLIDPQKSATILYEVAPNASRNNFSLQGPGIKTKYEIAMGISHQLMEIRAKRNKEFPLGIDLIMIDKQQEVYAIPRTTVMTEVAN
- a CDS encoding M48 family metallopeptidase — its product is MMKKWGLIAVLTYGLYVVAMYFYFFHSQNSGIPTTLKGTVADPNTFLTAQELVLSEDLSRKRNFLFFIVTPFEWLLYFVILITGISRLFERWSLEQQKWAIWRNAMYVFLLSFLLFILQFPLDYYKYTLSKSYGISTQLFSSWMRDNLIDFWLDFGMSVIIVTVLYWLIKKSPKRWWLFAWALTVPFSIFLMFIQPVVIDPIYNDFSPLKDKALETKILSLAEQADIPSEHVYEVNMSEKTNALNAYVTGIGENSRIVLWDTTLNRLTEDEILFIMAHEMGHYVIKDIYLNITVYLLMTLIGLWLIAKIMPWMISRYGSILKIKHMSNINSLPLFLLISSFLLFFSSPLSNAVSRYQEVRADEYAMELIENPEVAVSTFQQLTKVGLGEVNPSALVKWFRYSHPPMLERINKVADQAVEE
- a CDS encoding GntR family transcriptional regulator; protein product: MDAQELKIKDYLLEGIVTEQFKEDKKMPSEYMLVEQFNVPRIKVRNVYNLLEKMGYIYSRQGIGRFMKHQRKQLDVVMTGDVSFTEKMMNQTAHYKSIVTKVEQVPPEHSIYSKPYVDASNTLYLIERLRFIEDEPAAIHRSYVVVENFSEIKQASNRISSMYAFYKKHGFTDFHSSFSQLEVAFPTELDRVMLGCEMLVPLVRVESDNWANDQQILLEYTEILYRTDRFSFQLLDK